From the genome of Verrucomicrobiia bacterium, one region includes:
- a CDS encoding DUF4623 domain-containing protein produces the protein MKIFRSYSSSALGLLSALALGAFNGAFAAPALLLDFGATPSTGAARLLDPAHAAGIVPAAEAEWNQIVADTASLVYSDGSAAVGVTLNLGRSFADGPEGNDIIDFNDDGYSVSALGTVLNSGIYAAGSPVRDGIFGGAGGTNNLALGMRVDGLPAGTYRIVVHGRNSNTAEIAGLRFYARTGASSDTYAFTLSDLNVVVANTRPAITAGFVEGDNFGVITITIGVGESLFVASEGDVGVEMRGFFNAIAIVPATGDLPIQFTLQPASRNVMQTATVTFQADGWASPDVSRQWLFEGLELVESPDVVGVHGNLLTLRNVTLANVGSYALRLSNASGSATSAAAVLSVVPVQNTEQMVNIWNILPGDRPYISTGNAERGLAFNELTTNLLVVCRTPSNQVVVLDALTGAYKHSLDLTGVADGTFAINHVGVAEDGVVYVANLTANATSPSYKIYRWDSDAPDVPGFAVFWGDPGDPVETNKRYGDNLAVRGAGADTQILIGTTTGSNVILLRTQSGNDFQTEIPPVVIQVSGAGNNLNAITLGLAFGPGENTFWAKTGNGPLYLIEFDADAGTGQVLHTYSDPQIPNSVRGIATDTAQKFLAGVALESPNDTVRLYDISDLASGPALSDQEAYWVKNDNGNGTAATAVGTNFVFALDSNNGLKAFALNRNYTPPEVAIVLNPSHQKMMEGATANFTAQASSAAPLNYQWRRDGIDLVNDGRISGADTDTLVIRNVTLADAGAYNLFVSNELGTATSYAGILTVSPTFNTAQMTNLWNLEPGSRSYLGAATATERGLAYNPISDSLLLVSRLPADPALVVLDAQTGAEKHFLDTAGIPGTVGGVSLGLNIVGVAADGAVYGGSVTVKPSTTPFDLYRWSDDTAAATRTLVFSGDPLAAVEPDLGWGDAMAVRGSGPDTQILVAPRAGTSVALLRTASGMDFQYEVPPLAITVTGVASAFGQWGLAFGPGTNTFWAKGPQTPTYLIQFDWETGQGTVLYSYLNPTPGNFRGINVSADQKFLAGLATDLSPNVQLYAVADLNAGPILRDQEVFATRNANITLGGVGTTAFGGNYLFALDTNNGLKAFHIDPNYQPQLGAFAITSIGASGQAVVLTWSSVANRTYQVQSRATLTEGWSNLGAPIIATGATTSFTNTISDSSRFYRVSGQ, from the coding sequence ATGAAAATTTTCCGATCTTATTCCTCGTCCGCGTTGGGGCTGCTGAGTGCCCTCGCCCTGGGTGCTTTTAACGGCGCGTTCGCCGCGCCGGCGCTCTTATTGGATTTTGGCGCCACGCCCTCCACCGGTGCGGCGCGCTTGCTTGATCCCGCCCACGCGGCCGGAATCGTCCCCGCTGCGGAAGCGGAGTGGAATCAGATCGTCGCCGACACCGCGAGTTTGGTTTACAGCGATGGTTCAGCCGCTGTTGGCGTGACGTTGAATCTCGGACGCAGCTTCGCCGATGGGCCGGAGGGCAATGACATTATTGATTTTAACGACGATGGTTATTCCGTAAGCGCCTTGGGGACGGTGCTCAACTCGGGGATTTACGCCGCGGGCAGTCCGGTGCGCGACGGAATTTTTGGCGGGGCGGGAGGCACGAACAACCTCGCGCTCGGAATGCGCGTGGATGGATTGCCCGCCGGGACCTACCGCATCGTGGTGCATGGCCGGAATTCCAACACTGCTGAAATCGCAGGGCTGCGATTTTACGCCAGGACCGGGGCCAGTTCCGATACCTACGCTTTTACTTTGAGCGATCTCAACGTGGTCGTGGCCAATACCCGACCGGCCATCACCGCCGGTTTTGTGGAAGGGGATAACTTCGGGGTGATTACCATAACGATTGGCGTCGGTGAATCCCTCTTCGTGGCCAGTGAAGGCGACGTGGGGGTGGAAATGCGCGGCTTCTTCAACGCCATCGCCATCGTGCCCGCCACCGGCGATCTGCCGATTCAATTCACGCTGCAACCCGCGAGTCGGAACGTCATGCAAACCGCCACCGTCACTTTCCAAGCTGACGGTTGGGCTTCGCCTGACGTTAGCCGGCAATGGCTGTTTGAAGGATTGGAATTGGTGGAAAGCCCGGATGTCGTCGGCGTGCATGGCAATCTGTTGACGCTGCGTAACGTGACGTTGGCAAACGTCGGCAGTTACGCCTTGCGCCTCAGCAATGCGTCGGGCAGCGCCACCAGCGCGGCGGCGGTTCTCTCGGTTGTGCCCGTCCAGAACACCGAACAGATGGTCAACATCTGGAATATTCTGCCGGGGGATCGCCCTTACATTTCCACCGGCAATGCGGAACGCGGTCTCGCTTTCAACGAGTTGACCACCAATTTGCTCGTGGTGTGCCGCACGCCTTCCAACCAAGTGGTGGTATTGGACGCGCTCACGGGGGCGTATAAACATTCACTCGATTTAACCGGCGTCGCGGATGGCACGTTCGCGATCAATCATGTCGGCGTGGCCGAAGATGGCGTGGTGTATGTCGCCAATCTCACCGCCAACGCCACGTCGCCCAGCTACAAAATTTATCGCTGGGACAGTGATGCGCCGGATGTGCCCGGCTTCGCGGTGTTCTGGGGCGACCCTGGTGACCCCGTTGAGACGAACAAGCGTTATGGCGACAATTTGGCGGTGCGCGGTGCGGGTGCGGATACCCAGATACTGATTGGAACGACAACCGGGAGCAATGTCATCCTGCTCCGCACTCAAAGCGGTAACGACTTTCAAACCGAAATTCCACCGGTCGTAATCCAAGTGTCCGGCGCGGGAAATAATCTTAATGCGATCACGCTGGGACTGGCCTTTGGTCCGGGTGAAAACACCTTCTGGGCCAAGACCGGCAACGGACCGTTGTATCTGATCGAGTTCGACGCGGACGCCGGCACCGGACAGGTCCTTCACACCTACAGCGATCCGCAAATCCCCAATTCGGTCCGAGGCATTGCGACCGATACCGCCCAAAAATTCCTGGCCGGGGTGGCGTTGGAATCACCCAACGACACCGTACGCCTGTACGACATCAGCGATCTGGCCAGCGGTCCAGCCTTGAGCGATCAAGAGGCGTATTGGGTGAAGAACGACAATGGGAACGGCACCGCCGCCACCGCGGTCGGAACGAATTTTGTGTTCGCGCTCGATTCGAACAACGGGCTTAAGGCGTTTGCTTTGAATCGTAATTATACCCCGCCGGAAGTGGCCATTGTGCTGAATCCAAGCCACCAAAAAATGATGGAGGGCGCCACCGCGAATTTCACGGCGCAAGCCAGTTCGGCGGCCCCGCTTAATTATCAGTGGCGGCGTGATGGCATTGATTTGGTCAATGACGGTCGCATCAGTGGCGCCGACACCGATACTTTGGTTATCCGCAATGTCACGCTGGCCGACGCGGGTGCCTATAATTTGTTCGTCAGTAATGAGCTTGGTACGGCGACCAGCTATGCGGGAATTCTTACGGTGTCACCGACCTTCAACACCGCCCAGATGACGAACCTCTGGAATCTCGAACCCGGATCGCGGAGTTATTTGGGTGCGGCCACCGCCACGGAGCGAGGTCTGGCTTACAATCCCATTAGCGATAGTCTGCTCCTCGTCAGTCGCTTGCCCGCGGATCCGGCGCTTGTCGTATTGGATGCGCAAACTGGCGCGGAGAAGCATTTCCTCGATACCGCAGGAATCCCGGGTACGGTGGGTGGTGTGAGCCTGGGATTGAATATCGTCGGCGTTGCGGCTGATGGCGCAGTCTATGGTGGCAGCGTTACGGTGAAACCATCAACCACTCCCTTTGACCTCTACCGTTGGAGTGATGACACAGCGGCGGCAACCCGGACGCTTGTATTTAGCGGAGATCCCTTGGCGGCGGTTGAACCTGACCTGGGCTGGGGCGATGCCATGGCGGTGCGGGGTTCGGGGCCGGACACGCAGATTTTAGTGGCGCCGCGCGCCGGCACCAGCGTGGCGCTGTTGCGCACCGCTTCCGGAATGGATTTTCAGTATGAAGTGCCGCCGTTGGCGATTACCGTGACGGGCGTGGCCAGCGCCTTTGGTCAATGGGGGCTGGCGTTCGGTCCTGGTACCAATACGTTCTGGGCGAAAGGACCGCAAACGCCGACGTATTTGATTCAGTTCGACTGGGAGACGGGGCAGGGGACGGTGCTGTATTCCTACCTGAATCCCACGCCGGGAAATTTCCGTGGCATCAACGTGAGCGCGGATCAAAAATTCCTGGCCGGATTGGCAACGGACCTTTCGCCGAACGTGCAACTTTACGCGGTGGCCGATTTGAACGCCGGCCCGATTCTCCGCGATCAGGAAGTCTTTGCCACCCGTAACGCCAATATCACGCTGGGCGGGGTGGGCACCACCGCCTTTGGCGGAAACTATCTGTTTGCGCTCGATACCAACAATGGTCTCAAGGCGTTTCACATTGATCCCAATTACCAACCGCAACTGGGCGCCTTTGCCATCACCAGCATCGGGGCCAGTGGCCAGGCCGTGGTGCTTACCTGGTCGAGCGTCGCGAACCGGACCTATCAGGTTCAATCGCGGGCCACGCTCACCGAGGGATGGAGCAATCTGGGCGCGCCGATCATCGCGACTGGAGCGACGACGTCCTTTACCAACACCATTTCGGACTCCAGCCGCTTTTACCGCGTGTCCGGCCAGTAA